The Raphanus sativus cultivar WK10039 chromosome 6, ASM80110v3, whole genome shotgun sequence sequence TTTACGTTTTACCAAGAAAACCACCCCACACTCAAAATTGTAGTGTTATCATGTAACATACTATTCCAAATAAAAGCAACAATTTAAAGTGTAACGTTTTCCTTTTCATAATTTACATTTATGCCTTGCTATCATGTAATTACGTAAATGGAATTAAATATGCCGAATACAATAGTAAACTCATTTTACCTTTGTTGTTAAGGTTACAACTTTCGGGAATTTGTTTGagtaattaaatgaaaaataagtaaaaaggGTTTAAAACGCACACAAAAAAGCTAAAGATAATTCACGTGTTTTTTTTTGCCGTTCTCTCTGAAAACAGAACTTGGGGAAAAGTGGGAgagaaaattaaataagaaaacCTCTTTCTCTCACTTTCTTCGTCTTCAAATGTGTAAAGGCAATGCTCTCGATCTCAATAACCTAATCGAATAATGGAACTCACTGATTCTACGAAACCGCAACTCGGAGAGAGCAGGAGCGCCGCTCTCGACGAAGACAATCGCTCCTTTCTCGGCATCGATCTCAACGAAATCCCTTCCGCCGGCGTCGTTACTCCTGGCGGCGCTGTCCAGGACGACGACGGAGAGTACGAACCCGTTGAAGTTGTTAGGTCAATTCACGATAACCCGGACCCAGCGCCTGGAGCCCCCGCGGAGGTTCCTGAGCCGGATCGGGATGCCGCGTGCGGCGCCTGCGGAAGGCCGGAGTCTATGGAGCTCGTAGTAGTCTGCGACGCTTGTGAGCGAGGGTTTCATCTGTGCTGTGTTAGCGACGGAGCGGAGGCTGCTCCTTCCGCTGATTGGATGTGCAGCGACTGTGTTACCGGTGGCGAGAGGAGCAAACTGTGGCCGTTGGGGGTGAAGTCCAAGCTTATCCTCGATATGAACGCCTCGCCGCCGAGTGATGCCGAGGGTTACGGAGGCGAGGATACATCAGATTCGAGGTACGTTGCCGTGCTTCGGTTTCCCGACTATTATTGCGTTAGGGTTTATTATTAGCTTTTCTGTTCTTTGATCTTAGCAGAAATTGTAAAAAGCAGTGATggtttccttttgtttttgcttcTCCAGAAAGCAGCATATGCTGGCCAGCACTTCTTGCATGGGGAACACTTTTGAACATTCAAGCTTTCTGATTCCTGGTAGAGCTCATACTTTAGGTTTTGGCTTCCCATCAGACCTGGGCAACAGATTTCCCTCTTTGGATCCAAGCGAGCTCTTGTTGCAAAATCTCAGGCATTTCATATCTGAAAGGCACGGCGTCGTATTAGAAGATGGTTGGCGTGTCGAATTTAAACAACCTTTAAATGGATATCATCTCTGTGCAGTGTATTGTGCCCCGAGTGGGAAAACATTTAGTTCAATACAAGATGTTGCTTCTTATCTGGGCTTGGCTACTAATGGTAACTATCGCTGTATGGATGCTGAAATCACGAATCAGACTTCTCTTCCTCCAGAAAGATTGAATATGCCCAAGAGAAGAAAGACATCAAGATGGCCAAACAACAATTTCCCTGAGCAAAAGGGTAGTTCAGTGAGTGCTCAGCTCAGTCGTTTTCCATATAGTGGTCATACGATGCCCCCTTCTGATACTCTTTTTCAGGCTGTTGAATCTCTTAGCTCTGGGAATAATGGATGTGGTTGTGAGGAAGCTAATGTAAGTGTAAACTTCGATTCTCTACTGGTtactctttgtttttgtttttttttaacccccatgtttgtgttttttttactttcagaAAGGACTTCCTATGCAATTTGAAGATTTCTTTGTCCTGTCGCTTGGACGAATTGACATAAGACAGTCTTACCACAATGTCAACATGATTTATCCAATAGGATATAAGTCCTGCTGGCATGATAAAATCACAGGGTCTTTATTTACTTGTGAAGTATCTGGTGGTTGTTCTGGGCCTGTTTTCAAGATTACAAGGTCACCATGCTCTACATCATTTCTTCCAGTTGGATCGACTGTCTTCTCATGCCCAAAGATTGACAAAATGGTGGAACAGAACATTGACAAACGAGGTGATCGTAGAGACAGTATTCAAGACAATGATGACACTGTTGAGATCCTTCTTTCAGATCCATCCCCACCTCTTGGAGATGATATATTGTCTTGTTTACGGGAGAAGAATATCTCCAATACATTCAATTGCCTGCGCTCGGAAGTTGGTCCTTCTCTACTAGACTTAAATAATACTCTATCCTATAATCAGCAGCATGGGATAGAAATTGGCGAGATTGTTGTGGAAGAAGATTCATTGTCTGTTGCATGGAAAAAGGTGTCTCAAAAACTTGTTGATGCATGTTTTAATGTCCTAAAGCACAAGGGTTCCATGAACTTTCGTTGCAAGCATGTTGACAGAGAAACAAGGGAAATCAACTGGGATACAGTAAATGAGAAAGACGATGTGATTTTATCTTTGTCAAGATTCTGCTGTTCTTTGGCTCCTAACAGTGCTACACGTGGTGAAAAGGATAGTAGCGAGATTGCATCTCTAGTTGATGTTTTGTCAAGGTGGCTTGATCAAAGCAGGTTTGGAATTGATGCAGATTTTGTACAGGAAATGATTGAACGTATGCCTGGTGCCGAATCATGTTCAAATTATAGGTCTCTGAAGACTAGAAGTTCTTCTGTTTCCGTAACTGTAGCAGAAGGAGCGCTTGTTGTCAAACCAAAAGGTGGAGAAAATGTCAGGGAAGAAGTTCTTGATGAGATATCTCGGAAAGCCAAAAGGCATAAACTAAATGTTGGTCATGGTTTAAGCAATCCACACCCTCCTCCCGGGAGGCCAATGTGTTTGAGGCTTCCTCCTGGGGTTGTTGGTGACTTCCTTCAGGTacatacatgtatttttattatatgggtAATCTACAAAGTACCCCTCCATTCACTAGGTCCTGCCACACATAGATAacagtcatttttatttttggctgATCAGGTATCTGAAGTGTTCTGGCGTTTCCGTGAAATTTTGGGTTTGGGAGAGGCTTTCTCATCTGAGAAGCTTGAACAGGAGATTGTCAATCCACTGTTCGATGGTTTCTTTCTTGATAAATATGGGAAAGAAGTTCATAGAAGTGAGATGAACATTAGTGATAAGGATTGCACTGCTAGTAAAATTTTGTCTTTGTTGGATGAATCTCGCCAACCTTTTTCTTCTGAAAATACCTCTGCTTCTGTACTAAAAGAGACAAAAGCAGGGAATTCTACCGGGTTCAACATTTCATATTCCTCTCGTGGGCCGTGCTTCGGTGAACTTCTAACAAAGACTCACATTTCGCTTCTGCAAGTGCTAATATGTGAGTTGCAATCCAAGGTAGCTGCATTTGTTGATCCAAACTTTGATTCGGGAGAATCAAGATCTAGACGGGGACGGAAAAAGGATGACAGTACACTTTCTGCTAAAAAAAATAAGCTGCATATGCTTCCTGTTAACGAGTTCACATGGCCTGAATTGGCCCGTAGGTACATTTTGTCTCTTTTATCAATGAATGGGAACCTCGAATCAGCAGAGATTGCTGCCCGTGAAAGTGGTAAGGTATTCCGTTGCTTACAAGGGGATGGTGGTTTGCTCTGTGGTTCACTCACAGGAGTAGCTGGGATGGAAGCCGATTCAATGGTATGTTTTTGTtgttattctatttattttctggGTTACACATTTTGCTTGTATTACTGATTGACGGGATCACAAATTTAGTTTCTCGTTCGGAACCTGTttactgtttttcttttccttcaaATGTTCTATCATTTACCTTCCACGAAATTAGTCAGGTTGATCTTTCCCGAGCTTATTAGAAAGATATGTTCCAGTTATAGGTGAGTCTAGACTCTAGAGTAGTTAAGTTTCCTATGTCTTCTATATCTTGACATTTATATTCTGTTACTCTTGAATATCCTGAAGGTCCTCTTTTATTATACAGTCTCGAAAATCGATTTACTTTGTGTTGGGGCAAGAAATATTGCTTGCTATAGGAAAAATACTTACGTTCCTAAACCACTCTCACAGAAAGAGAATGCCCTTTGAACTTACGTGTACGTATTAACTATTTATCTTCAGTTACTTGCAGAggctacaaaaaaaatatttggttcgTTGACAAGAGAAAATGATGTTCTCTCTGTGGAAGATGATGATTCTGATGGCCTTGATGCTACTGAGACAAACGCTTGCAATGGTGATATTCCAGAGTGGGCACTGGTTCTGGAACCCGTGAGAAAGCTTCCAACAAATGTTGGGACTAGAATCAGAAAGTGTGTCTATGAGGCTTTAGAGAGAAATCCACCAGAGTGGGCAAAGAAGATATTGGAGCATTCCATCAGTAAAGAAGTATATAAAGGCAATGCATCAGGACCGACAAAGGTTCAATCTCTAAAACCAACGCTTACATTAAATTTTGAACTGCGTAAATTGGAATTTCTTGTTTTCTTGAATTCCCTTTTCTGTCTCTTGTTCTTCTGGTGATGTATCTCAGTCTGATGACATATGATATTATTTCCCTTTACTGAATACAGAAAGCTGTGCTCTCGTTGCTAGCCGAAGTTCGAGGTGGAGATATGGTGCAGAAGTCTGTCAAAGGAACCAAAAAGAGGACGTCTATTGGTGTATCTGATGTCATTATGAAGAAATGTCGTGCTGTGTTGCGTGATGTTGCTGCTGTAGACGAGGATAAAGTGTTTTGCACTTTATTGGGGCGAAAGTTACTGAATTTgaatgataatgatgatgacgGACTCTTGGGATCACCTGCAATGGTTTCGCGTCCCTTAGACTTTAGAACTGTTGATTTGAGGTTGGCTGTTGGTGCGTATGACGGATCAACTGAAGCTTTTCTCGAGGATATTCTTGAGGTAGGATTTTCCCTCTTTGTCTGATTTTTTTGTGCAATTGATGGCATGATGCTTTCTGTGCGATATGAGAGCTAGTTTATTGAAGTGATATATTTCCCATTTCGGTATTGCATCTTTGTGCTGTAAGTTTCACACTATTCATTTAGATGCATGAATGTAAAGTGTTGAACACCCAGAAATTAGCTGCTCAGCTGTTGGATAAAGTTTTAGCTATGATTAGAAATCGAAGCAATTGAGTCCTACAGTACATGCTtgacttattttttaaaatttgttgtGATGGTATGCATGCAACTTTATCTTGTTTCATGGATGACATGCTAATTTTCACTTTCTGATTTGCAGCTGTGGAGTTGTTTACGTGTTATGTATGCGGATCAGCCCGATTCTTTAGAACTGGTTGAAACATTGTCGGAAAAATTTAAGTCACTGTACGAAGCTGAGGTTTgtctttttctcctttttctgcTATGCTCTAGAACGTGATATGTTCACAGCTTAG is a genomic window containing:
- the LOC130496759 gene encoding methyl-CpG-binding domain-containing protein 9-like isoform X1 translates to MELTDSTKPQLGESRSAALDEDNRSFLGIDLNEIPSAGVVTPGGAVQDDDGEYEPVEVVRSIHDNPDPAPGAPAEVPEPDRDAACGACGRPESMELVVVCDACERGFHLCCVSDGAEAAPSADWMCSDCVTGGERSKLWPLGVKSKLILDMNASPPSDAEGYGGEDTSDSRKQHMLASTSCMGNTFEHSSFLIPGRAHTLGFGFPSDLGNRFPSLDPSELLLQNLRHFISERHGVVLEDGWRVEFKQPLNGYHLCAVYCAPSGKTFSSIQDVASYLGLATNGNYRCMDAEITNQTSLPPERLNMPKRRKTSRWPNNNFPEQKGSSVSAQLSRFPYSGHTMPPSDTLFQAVESLSSGNNGCGCEEANKGLPMQFEDFFVLSLGRIDIRQSYHNVNMIYPIGYKSCWHDKITGSLFTCEVSGGCSGPVFKITRSPCSTSFLPVGSTVFSCPKIDKMVEQNIDKRGDRRDSIQDNDDTVEILLSDPSPPLGDDILSCLREKNISNTFNCLRSEVGPSLLDLNNTLSYNQQHGIEIGEIVVEEDSLSVAWKKVSQKLVDACFNVLKHKGSMNFRCKHVDRETREINWDTVNEKDDVILSLSRFCCSLAPNSATRGEKDSSEIASLVDVLSRWLDQSRFGIDADFVQEMIERMPGAESCSNYRSLKTRSSSVSVTVAEGALVVKPKGGENVREEVLDEISRKAKRHKLNVGHGLSNPHPPPGRPMCLRLPPGVVGDFLQVSEVFWRFREILGLGEAFSSEKLEQEIVNPLFDGFFLDKYGKEVHRSEMNISDKDCTASKILSLLDESRQPFSSENTSASVLKETKAGNSTGFNISYSSRGPCFGELLTKTHISLLQVLICELQSKVAAFVDPNFDSGESRSRRGRKKDDSTLSAKKNKLHMLPVNEFTWPELARRYILSLLSMNGNLESAEIAARESGKVFRCLQGDGGLLCGSLTGVAGMEADSMLLAEATKKIFGSLTRENDVLSVEDDDSDGLDATETNACNGDIPEWALVLEPVRKLPTNVGTRIRKCVYEALERNPPEWAKKILEHSISKEVYKGNASGPTKKAVLSLLAEVRGGDMVQKSVKGTKKRTSIGVSDVIMKKCRAVLRDVAAVDEDKVFCTLLGRKLLNLNDNDDDGLLGSPAMVSRPLDFRTVDLRLAVGAYDGSTEAFLEDILELWSCLRVMYADQPDSLELVETLSEKFKSLYEAEVLPLVQKLMDYRKLECLSAEMRKEIKDIVVSVNKLPKAPWDEGVCKICGVDKDDDSVLLCDTCDAEYHTYCLNPPLIRIPDGNWYCPSCVIAKGMAQDALESNKLVRRRKGRKYQGELTRGSMETTARLVDVMEGKDYWEFSAEERILLLKLLCDELLSSSLVHQHLEQCAEALIEMQQKLRSLSSEWKNTKMRQEFLTAKLAKVEPSILKEMGEPQNSSSFADYRGCNQQQESVGDRVPHDDDASSAAFLNNNQGKAPLETDAQTGESNVISRENKIPTPEKVTSPGRNESPIEVTDHMSCEREDTTETLDKSAGRNHETHTIKPNAVELKTAHDASSVASQELQACQQDLNATSNEIQNLQQSIGSIESQILRQSIRRDFLGSDASGRLYWGCYFAEEHPRILVDGSMSLQKSVQVDLTGSKVPSPFLHAVDHGRLMVSPWTYYETEAEISKLVLWLHDDDPKERGLRESILCWKRLRFGDLKREIKQAENSSSPTLPGNLVTKAAMSMEKRYGPCIKLEIETYKKRGKKTKFAEREKLCRCECLESILPSMIHCLVCHKTFASDDEFEEHAESKCVPYSLATEEGKEKYDSSKAKESLKSDYLSVKSSAGKDKAEISNVSELDSGLIRYQEEESISPYHFGDICSKFVTKDSNRDLVNEIGLISSNGSPTFLSLPSIHFNDSMLISATGSKLDGGDSGDQVMFTGSEANGEDLNSESLDRSVTNDLGSPLNKLNGVGFGNSEEKNKNSTGSGLKGYCVVPQASLKRVTGKALQVFRFLKTNLLDMDVALPEEALRPSKSHPDRRRAWRAFVKSAQSIFELVQAAIVVEDMIKTEYLKNEWWYWSSLSAAVKISTLSALSLHIFSLDAAIMYDKSITESDPMDETKEIGLQEQKSQAVTDTQERSSRANRRSGKKRKEPEGS
- the LOC130496759 gene encoding methyl-CpG-binding domain-containing protein 9-like isoform X2; protein product: MELTDSTKPQLGESRSAALDEDNRSFLGIDLNEIPSAGVVTPGGAVQDDDGEYEPVEVVRSIHDNPDPAPGAPAEVPEPDRDAACGACGRPESMELVVVCDACERGFHLCCVSDGAEAAPSADWMCSDCVTGGERSKLWPLGVKSKLILDMNASPPSDAEGYGGEDTSDSRKQHMLASTSCMGNTFEHSSFLIPGRAHTLGFGFPSDLGNRFPSLDPSELLLQNLRHFISERHGVVLEDGWRVEFKQPLNGYHLCAVYCAPSGKTFSSIQDVASYLGLATNGNYRCMDAEITNQTSLPPERLNMPKRRKTSRWPNNNFPEQKGSSAVESLSSGNNGCGCEEANKGLPMQFEDFFVLSLGRIDIRQSYHNVNMIYPIGYKSCWHDKITGSLFTCEVSGGCSGPVFKITRSPCSTSFLPVGSTVFSCPKIDKMVEQNIDKRGDRRDSIQDNDDTVEILLSDPSPPLGDDILSCLREKNISNTFNCLRSEVGPSLLDLNNTLSYNQQHGIEIGEIVVEEDSLSVAWKKVSQKLVDACFNVLKHKGSMNFRCKHVDRETREINWDTVNEKDDVILSLSRFCCSLAPNSATRGEKDSSEIASLVDVLSRWLDQSRFGIDADFVQEMIERMPGAESCSNYRSLKTRSSSVSVTVAEGALVVKPKGGENVREEVLDEISRKAKRHKLNVGHGLSNPHPPPGRPMCLRLPPGVVGDFLQVSEVFWRFREILGLGEAFSSEKLEQEIVNPLFDGFFLDKYGKEVHRSEMNISDKDCTASKILSLLDESRQPFSSENTSASVLKETKAGNSTGFNISYSSRGPCFGELLTKTHISLLQVLICELQSKVAAFVDPNFDSGESRSRRGRKKDDSTLSAKKNKLHMLPVNEFTWPELARRYILSLLSMNGNLESAEIAARESGKVFRCLQGDGGLLCGSLTGVAGMEADSMLLAEATKKIFGSLTRENDVLSVEDDDSDGLDATETNACNGDIPEWALVLEPVRKLPTNVGTRIRKCVYEALERNPPEWAKKILEHSISKEVYKGNASGPTKKAVLSLLAEVRGGDMVQKSVKGTKKRTSIGVSDVIMKKCRAVLRDVAAVDEDKVFCTLLGRKLLNLNDNDDDGLLGSPAMVSRPLDFRTVDLRLAVGAYDGSTEAFLEDILELWSCLRVMYADQPDSLELVETLSEKFKSLYEAEVLPLVQKLMDYRKLECLSAEMRKEIKDIVVSVNKLPKAPWDEGVCKICGVDKDDDSVLLCDTCDAEYHTYCLNPPLIRIPDGNWYCPSCVIAKGMAQDALESNKLVRRRKGRKYQGELTRGSMETTARLVDVMEGKDYWEFSAEERILLLKLLCDELLSSSLVHQHLEQCAEALIEMQQKLRSLSSEWKNTKMRQEFLTAKLAKVEPSILKEMGEPQNSSSFADYRGCNQQQESVGDRVPHDDDASSAAFLNNNQGKAPLETDAQTGESNVISRENKIPTPEKVTSPGRNESPIEVTDHMSCEREDTTETLDKSAGRNHETHTIKPNAVELKTAHDASSVASQELQACQQDLNATSNEIQNLQQSIGSIESQILRQSIRRDFLGSDASGRLYWGCYFAEEHPRILVDGSMSLQKSVQVDLTGSKVPSPFLHAVDHGRLMVSPWTYYETEAEISKLVLWLHDDDPKERGLRESILCWKRLRFGDLKREIKQAENSSSPTLPGNLVTKAAMSMEKRYGPCIKLEIETYKKRGKKTKFAEREKLCRCECLESILPSMIHCLVCHKTFASDDEFEEHAESKCVPYSLATEEGKEKYDSSKAKESLKSDYLSVKSSAGKDKAEISNVSELDSGLIRYQEEESISPYHFGDICSKFVTKDSNRDLVNEIGLISSNGSPTFLSLPSIHFNDSMLISATGSKLDGGDSGDQVMFTGSEANGEDLNSESLDRSVTNDLGSPLNKLNGVGFGNSEEKNKNSTGSGLKGYCVVPQASLKRVTGKALQVFRFLKTNLLDMDVALPEEALRPSKSHPDRRRAWRAFVKSAQSIFELVQAAIVVEDMIKTEYLKNEWWYWSSLSAAVKISTLSALSLHIFSLDAAIMYDKSITESDPMDETKEIGLQEQKSQAVTDTQERSSRANRRSGKKRKEPEGS